One Argiope bruennichi chromosome 5, qqArgBrue1.1, whole genome shotgun sequence DNA segment encodes these proteins:
- the LOC129968447 gene encoding uncharacterized protein LOC129968447 isoform X2, translating into MNFSRVQTLLDISLAKITIEICNNFELCSPCLRGNKLEVLYSALDHWNYAFCDICLNSIKKRASLLQLPRELEKEVAALSKYVYNEMVKFKICLVKLHRELLPNYILECSCLDQIDFAQIFRWESTGIVDEKKTIEILVCDESLDLHFRFVLACYFCLEDHVTFLWGRMPEITKLDNRAYTCTSLPLVSFWLKWLDREINQDSIDAIYNSFFKNSSFDGILKNTTLLSYIVGKIYPNQRKIFLRDVALQNWEQSKITRFCLFRVDEEQQCVIFQDNPREVLISFLDWPWQKHFMGLAHFLYNDLQERDYFFVMWEFWGKIVCHWYDYDYVALLMEFWNHSPEDLKEFIRNEHGDLMRGFIRTLEADYNFHGFY; encoded by the coding sequence atgaatttttcccGAGTTCAAACACTTTTGGACATCTCTTTAGCAAAAATTACTATcgaaatttgcaataatttcgaGCTGTGTTCACCATGCCTACGAGGGAACAAACTGGAAGTCTTGTATTCGGCGCTTGATCACTGGAACTATGCTTTTTGTGACATATGCCTCAATTCGATCAAAAAGAGAGCCTCACTTTTACAGTTGCCCAGAGAACTGGAGAAAGAGGTGGCGGCACTCAGTAAATACGTGTACAATGAAATGGTTAAGTTTAAAATTTGCTTGGTGAAATTGCATCGAGAGTTATTGCCAAATTATATACTTGAATGCTCTTGTTTGGATCAAAttgattttgctcaaattttccGTTGGGAGTCAACTGGAATTGTTGATGAAAAGAAGACCATAGAAATTCTGGTTTGTGATGAAAGTTTGGACTTGCATTTTCGATTCGTACTGGCTTGTTATTTCTGCTTAGAGGATCACGTGACCTTCCTGTGGGGCAGGATGCCGGAAATCACAAAACTTGACAACCGTGCATACACGTGCACGTCATTACCTCTGGTTTCCTTTTGGCTTAAGTGGTTGGACAGAGAAATCAATCAAGATTCTATCGATGCAATATATAACAGTTTCTTTAAGAATAGTAGCTTCGATGGCATCCTAAAAAATACAACATTGCTCAGTTATATTGTGGGAAAAATTTATCCAAATCAAAGAAAGATTTTCTTGAGAGATGTTGCTCTTCAAAATTGGGAACAATCAAAGATCACGAGGTTCTGTCTGTTCAGAGTGGATGAAGAACAGCAGTGTGTTATATTTCAAGATAATCCGCGAGAAGTTTTAATCAGCTTCTTGGACTGGCCTTGGCAAAAACATTTCATGGGTCTTGCCCATTTCCTGTACAACGACCTTCAAGAAAgagattatttttttgtgatgtGGGAGTTTTGGGGTAAAATCGTCTGCCACTGGTACGATTACGATTATGTTGCATTACTGATGGAATTTTGGAATCACAGCCCTGAAGATTTGAAGGAATTCATAAGGAATGAGCATGGCGATTTGATGAGAGGTTTCATAAGAACATTAGAAGCAGATTATAATTTTCATGGTTTTTACTGA